From Vibrio splendidus, a single genomic window includes:
- a CDS encoding aspartate aminotransferase family protein — MTVEKKVERSLFNEVMVPCYNPMEMIPVKGEGARVWDQQGREYIDFAGGIAVSCLGHCHPAMVNAVTEQANKIWHLSNVMTNEPALRLAKKLTDVCFAEKVFFANSGAEANEAALKLARRWAADVHGPEKSEIIAFKQGFHGRTFFTVTVGGQEAYSDGFGPKPGDVTHLPYNDIVALEAHISDRTCAIMMEPLQGEGGIISPTSEFVNTVRELCDKHNALLIFDEVQTGNGRTGNFYAYQGLGVTPDILSTAKSLGGGFPIGAMLTTTELATHLKVGTHGSTYGGNPLACAVAEAVVDVVSQPETLAGVKEREAMFRDGLAKINDKYQIFSEVRGKGLLLGAALNEAWQGRARDVLVAAGEQGLMVLVAGANVVRFTPSLVITTQEIEEGLSKLDKAIATLV; from the coding sequence ATGACAGTGGAAAAAAAAGTAGAACGTAGTCTGTTTAATGAGGTGATGGTGCCTTGTTATAACCCAATGGAAATGATCCCGGTAAAAGGGGAAGGCGCACGCGTTTGGGACCAACAAGGCCGAGAATATATCGACTTTGCTGGTGGTATCGCTGTGAGCTGTTTGGGTCACTGTCACCCAGCAATGGTTAACGCAGTTACTGAGCAAGCAAACAAGATTTGGCATTTAAGTAATGTCATGACCAACGAACCTGCATTGCGTCTAGCGAAGAAGCTAACCGACGTATGTTTTGCAGAAAAAGTATTCTTTGCCAACTCTGGTGCAGAAGCGAACGAAGCTGCATTGAAGCTAGCTCGTCGTTGGGCAGCGGATGTTCACGGTCCTGAGAAATCTGAAATCATTGCATTCAAACAAGGTTTCCACGGTCGTACTTTCTTTACCGTAACCGTGGGTGGTCAAGAGGCTTACTCTGATGGCTTCGGTCCTAAACCGGGCGATGTAACTCACCTGCCTTACAACGATATTGTCGCGCTAGAAGCGCACATCTCAGATCGCACATGTGCAATCATGATGGAACCTCTACAAGGCGAGGGCGGTATCATCTCTCCAACATCTGAGTTCGTGAACACAGTTCGTGAACTGTGTGACAAACACAATGCACTGCTTATCTTTGATGAAGTGCAAACGGGTAATGGCCGTACGGGTAACTTTTACGCTTACCAAGGCCTAGGAGTGACACCTGATATTCTAAGCACAGCGAAATCACTAGGTGGCGGTTTCCCAATCGGCGCAATGCTAACGACCACCGAACTCGCGACACACCTAAAAGTCGGTACGCACGGTTCTACTTACGGTGGTAACCCACTGGCGTGTGCCGTTGCTGAAGCAGTTGTTGACGTAGTAAGCCAACCTGAAACGTTGGCTGGCGTGAAAGAACGCGAAGCTATGTTCCGTGATGGTTTAGCTAAGATTAACGACAAATACCAAATATTCAGTGAAGTTCGCGGTAAAGGCTTATTGCTAGGTGCTGCACTTAATGAAGCATGGCAAGGTCGTGCTCGTGATGTATTAGTAGCAGCAGGCGAACAAGGCTTGATGGTACTGGTTGCGGGTGCAAACGTGGTTCGTTTCACGCCATCATTGGTTATCACTACACAAGAAATTGAAGAAGGTTTATCAAAACTAGACAAAGCAATCGCTACGCTAGTTTAG
- the astD gene encoding succinylglutamate-semialdehyde dehydrogenase, with translation MTQWIAGQWVAGQGDAMTSVSPYNNEVVWQGDSATPAQVESAVAAARDAFLVWKKMSFAEREAIVLNFAEKVKENSEEIAQIIAKETGKPIWETRTEAGAMAGKIAISIRAYHERTGEASREAAGNQIVLRHRPLGVMAVFGPYNFPGHLPNGHIVPALLSGNTVVFKPSEQTPWTGEFAMKLWQEAGLPAGVINLVQGAKETGIALADAKGLDGVLFTGSANTGHILHRQFAGQPGKMLALEMGGNNPMVITDQFGDADATVYTIIQSAFISAGQRCTCARRLYVPVGEKGDQLLDKLVAATLKIRVDQPFAEPAPFMGPQISEAAAKFILDAQANLQSLGGISLVEAKAGEAAFVSPGIIDATNIAELPDEEYFGPLLQVVRYQSLEQAVELANDTRFGLSAGLVSTDDSEWEYFVDHIRAGIVNRNRQLTGASGDAPFGGPGASGNLRPSAYYAADYCAYPMASMEGGETQLPATFSPGIEL, from the coding sequence ATGACTCAGTGGATAGCAGGACAGTGGGTGGCAGGTCAAGGCGACGCCATGACATCAGTAAGCCCATACAATAATGAAGTCGTGTGGCAAGGCGATAGTGCAACTCCAGCACAGGTTGAATCTGCAGTAGCAGCGGCGCGTGACGCTTTCTTAGTATGGAAAAAGATGAGCTTTGCAGAGCGTGAAGCGATCGTGTTGAACTTTGCTGAGAAGGTAAAAGAGAACAGCGAAGAAATTGCACAGATTATTGCAAAAGAGACGGGTAAACCGATTTGGGAAACTCGCACTGAAGCGGGTGCGATGGCGGGTAAAATCGCTATCTCTATTCGTGCTTACCACGAACGTACGGGTGAAGCTTCACGTGAAGCCGCAGGCAACCAAATCGTACTGCGTCATCGCCCATTAGGCGTAATGGCGGTATTTGGTCCTTACAACTTCCCTGGTCACCTACCTAACGGTCATATTGTTCCGGCACTGCTATCGGGTAATACCGTGGTATTTAAGCCGTCAGAGCAGACACCTTGGACGGGTGAGTTTGCGATGAAGCTATGGCAAGAAGCTGGCCTTCCTGCTGGCGTGATTAACCTAGTGCAAGGCGCTAAAGAGACAGGTATCGCACTGGCTGATGCTAAAGGCCTTGATGGCGTGCTATTCACAGGTAGTGCGAATACTGGTCATATCCTTCACCGTCAATTCGCAGGTCAACCGGGCAAGATGTTAGCGCTAGAGATGGGCGGCAACAACCCTATGGTGATCACTGACCAATTTGGTGATGCTGACGCGACGGTTTATACCATCATTCAATCGGCTTTCATCAGTGCGGGTCAACGTTGTACATGTGCACGTCGCTTGTATGTGCCTGTTGGAGAGAAGGGCGATCAACTGCTGGACAAGCTCGTGGCTGCGACCTTGAAGATTCGTGTCGATCAGCCATTCGCTGAGCCTGCACCATTCATGGGGCCACAAATTTCGGAAGCTGCGGCTAAATTCATTCTGGACGCGCAAGCTAATCTGCAATCGTTAGGCGGTATAAGCCTAGTAGAAGCAAAGGCGGGTGAAGCGGCGTTTGTTTCTCCGGGTATTATTGATGCAACCAACATTGCTGAATTACCAGATGAAGAGTACTTCGGTCCATTGTTGCAAGTGGTTCGTTACCAATCGCTAGAGCAAGCGGTTGAATTGGCTAATGACACGCGCTTTGGTTTGTCTGCAGGCCTAGTTTCAACAGACGATTCAGAATGGGAATACTTCGTTGACCATATCCGTGCGGGTATTGTTAATCGTAACCGCCAGCTAACAGGCGCAAGTGGTGATGCTCCATTTGGTGGCCCGGGTGCTTCAGGCAACTTACGCCCAAGTGCTTACTACGCGGCGGACTACTGTGCTTACCCTATGGCATCAATGGAAGGTGGTGAAACTCAACTGCCAGCGACATTTAGCCCAGGTATTGAGCTCTAG
- a CDS encoding aminodeoxychorismate/anthranilate synthase component II: MLLIIDNYDSFTYNLYQYFCELGVTVKVVRNDEIDIVGIEALNPSHLVISPGPCTPDDAGISLQVIEHFVGKLPILGVCLGHQAIAQVFGGEVVRARQVMHGKTSPIRHNGKSVFQGLNNPLTVTRYHSLVVKNDTLPDCFELTSWTEFEDGSMDEIMGYQHKTLPIDAVQFHPESIKTEQGHQLLANFLAR, encoded by the coding sequence ATGTTACTTATCATCGATAACTACGACTCTTTTACCTATAACTTGTATCAGTATTTCTGTGAGTTAGGGGTCACTGTAAAAGTTGTTCGCAACGATGAGATTGATATTGTCGGTATTGAAGCGCTGAATCCTAGCCATCTAGTTATCTCGCCAGGTCCTTGTACGCCTGATGATGCGGGAATCTCTCTGCAAGTCATTGAACACTTCGTTGGTAAACTGCCGATCTTAGGTGTGTGTCTTGGTCATCAAGCCATTGCTCAAGTGTTTGGTGGTGAAGTAGTGCGAGCCAGACAAGTGATGCACGGTAAAACCTCTCCAATACGCCACAATGGCAAGAGCGTTTTTCAAGGGCTTAATAACCCTCTGACTGTGACACGTTACCATTCCCTAGTGGTGAAAAATGACACGCTTCCTGACTGCTTTGAACTGACGTCTTGGACGGAATTTGAAGATGGCAGCATGGATGAGATCATGGGGTATCAACACAAAACCTTGCCGATTGATGCGGTGCAATTTCACCCTGAGTCGATTAAAACAGAGCAAGGACACCAGCTTCTCGCTAACTTCTTAGCGCGTTGA
- the astA gene encoding arginine N-succinyltransferase has translation MLVVRPIKLSDYDALHTCAVESGHGFTSLPVNEELLTNRITHSEYSFAKPDVTEPGDEGYLMVGFDTETGEVAGTTGIEASIGWDVPFYSYHISKVVHSSQKLGVNNVVKLLTFGNNYTGCSEICTLFLRPAFRGGLNGRLMSKCRFLIMSEHPERFSKTIFAEMRGVSDAEGNSPFWQWLQEHFFSIDFTLADYLTGIGKKGFIADLMPKLPIYVNLLSKEAQAVIGEVHDNTRPALKLLEREGFTNRGYVDIFDGGPTVECDLRNIESVRHAIRAQVTIAEHSSSKDFLIGNTSFENFRAVAAKGAYDQASDTVILSSEVASALEVKEGEFVRMLAQ, from the coding sequence ATGCTAGTTGTTCGCCCAATAAAATTATCTGATTACGATGCGTTGCATACCTGCGCGGTTGAATCTGGTCACGGATTCACATCTCTTCCGGTTAACGAAGAACTGTTAACCAACCGTATTACTCACTCTGAATACAGCTTTGCCAAACCAGACGTGACTGAGCCCGGTGACGAAGGCTACCTAATGGTTGGCTTTGATACCGAAACCGGTGAAGTTGCGGGCACTACGGGTATCGAAGCCTCAATTGGCTGGGATGTTCCGTTTTACTCTTACCACATCAGCAAAGTGGTTCACTCATCGCAGAAGCTTGGCGTTAATAACGTCGTGAAGCTACTGACTTTCGGCAATAACTACACCGGATGCAGCGAGATCTGCACACTGTTCTTGCGCCCGGCTTTCCGTGGTGGATTGAATGGTCGTTTGATGTCTAAGTGTCGCTTCTTGATCATGTCTGAGCACCCAGAGCGTTTCTCGAAAACGATTTTTGCTGAGATGCGTGGTGTATCGGATGCGGAAGGTAACTCTCCTTTCTGGCAATGGCTGCAAGAGCACTTCTTCTCAATTGATTTCACGCTTGCAGATTACCTAACCGGTATCGGTAAGAAAGGCTTCATTGCTGACCTAATGCCGAAGTTACCTATCTATGTGAACTTGCTGAGCAAAGAAGCTCAGGCGGTGATTGGAGAGGTTCATGACAATACGCGCCCTGCACTTAAGTTGCTGGAACGTGAAGGTTTCACCAACCGTGGCTATGTTGACATCTTTGATGGGGGCCCAACGGTTGAGTGTGATCTAAGAAATATCGAGTCAGTGCGTCATGCGATTCGAGCTCAAGTGACAATTGCAGAGCATTCAAGCTCTAAAGACTTCCTCATTGGTAATACCTCGTTTGAGAACTTCCGCGCAGTAGCCGCGAAAGGCGCGTATGACCAAGCTAGCGACACAGTGATTTTATCATCTGAAGTAGCAAGCGCTCTTGAAGTAAAAGAAGGCGAATTCGTTCGCATGTTGGCTCAATAA